Genomic window (Arachis hypogaea cultivar Tifrunner chromosome 13, arahy.Tifrunner.gnm2.J5K5, whole genome shotgun sequence):
TTGGAAGACATGTTCACTACAAGGAATAGTGAGACCTCCCATGGGATGAtcatatccaaattcttcttcaGCTTGACTCAACAAGTCTTGGAATGAAGGTTGGTTCAAGTATGATACGGGGATCACAAAACGCTTTTGATTCTCTCCAACATACACTGCAAGATACCCTTTTGGGAGTTCCACAGATTTTGAAGCTGCTTCGCTAGCTGAGAATGATGATGCCCTTCGAATAACAGGTAAACGGAAACCCATTTTTTCTGTATGTATGTAAGAACTAGAGCAGAAAAGCTTTCAAGTTTAAGATAAGAATCTGTTAAGTGTTGATGCTTAAGAATGGCAATGAATTGTGTTGTTTCTGAAGACAGGAGGAAATGTATTTATAGAT
Coding sequences:
- the LOC112736970 gene encoding auxin-induced protein 15A-like; protein product: MGFRLPVIRRASSFSASEAASKSVELPKGYLAVYVGENQKRFVIPVSYLNQPSFQDLLSQAEEEFGYDHPMGGLTIPCSEHVFQRITSRLNGL